CCACGACCCCGGAGCCACCGTGCCAGAAGTTCTCCACGGCCTGCTTCTGGTACGGGCGCAGCGCCCAGCCGTCCTCGGCCAGCTCGATCGGATGCGCCTCGCCGTCCACGTACCCGGCGAGGTCCTCGGCCGGCCAGCCCAGCTTCAGCAGCGTCTGCTTGATCTGTCCGCGCTCGGAGGGGTGCACGGCGACGGTGTCCGGGTCGATCCGGGCCCCGACCAGCGGCGCGACCTTCTTCGACCGCAGGATCTCCTCCAGCACCGGCCGGTCGGTGGTCGTCAGCACCAGCCCGTGCGTCGGGTGCTTGGAGAGCGTCAGCCGTCCGTACCGGTCCATGGTCTCGGCGACGTCCACGAGCAGCGCGTGCGGCACCGGATACCGGCTGTACTGCACGAGCGCGTCGACGACCTGCTCGGCGTCATGCCCGGCCGCGCGGGCGTTCCACAGGCCCAGCGGTGTCACCCGGTAGGTGTGGATGTGCTCCGGTGCCCGCTCCAGCTCCGCGAACGGCGCGATGGACCGACGGCACTCGTCGGCCTGCTCGTGGTCGACTTCCAGGAGCAGAGTTTTGTCCGACTGGACGATCAGCGGTCCGTTCACGTACGCACTTCCTTCCGCACGGGCCAAACCTCCAGTGTGCCGTATGCGGCGGGAAGGGGGTTCTCAGAAGACCACCGTCCTGTGCAACCCCTGACCGGCCTTGTCTGTCTAGTCGGGCGGGGACCGGCGGAGTGAGGAGCACGCGGTGATGTCGGTGGGCAGGTGGGGGTTCGGAATCGGGGCCACGGCGGTACTGGTGGCCACCGGGGCGTGGGTGATGTGGCCGCAGGGCGTCGACCCCGACCTGTGGCACGAGATACGGCCCGCGATAGAGGCACATCTGGAGGCCGAGTCGCACGGCACCGGGTACGGCGAGACCGTCCCGGAGCTCGACGCCCGCTGGTTCTGCCACGCGGAGGCGCTGGAGCTCGACGAGCGCGACGGGGTCGTCCGGGCGGGCGTCGACACGCTCTGCATGGAGTACGGCGTCCAGGCACACGCCCTCGTCGAGTGCTCCGGCGCCCATGTCCCGCAGGTGCTGCGCCTGGAGCGGGAGGCGTCCGGCGGCTACCGGATCGTGTCCCAGGAGGAGCCGCCCGACGGGGCGGAGTACGCGGAGTGGACCCACGCCCACTTCGGTCACTTCACCCGCGCCGAACTCGACGACACCCTCTCGGCCACGCCCCTGGAGGCCGCCGCCCGCACCCACTTCGGCCTGGCCGCGGACGCCCCGGTGAGTGACTGCTAGGTCCTGCCTCAGGGGCCCGGCCGGCCTTGTTCGTCGGCCAGCTCCGCCACCCCGGTGATCCGGTGCAGTGGATACGTCCTTACCTCGTCCGCCGTGTGGTCGTACGCGGTGACGAAGCCGCCCTCGACCCGGACCGGGGCGATGACGCGCTGGCTGGCGGCGCCCTCGGCGTTGACGTATCCGATCCACAGGGCCTCGCCGGTGAGGACGGCTGCCTGCATGGTGGCGAGGGTCTCGGCGGAGCTGGTGCGGGGGAGGCCGCCCGTCGGGCTCGCCGAGGGTGTCTCCTTGCGCGGGGTCGTGGAAGCCAGGTCACCGGCGCGGATCGCGCGGATCGCCGCCGCCAGCAGCGTGGTGTCCGGCACCGGCGGGCCGTCCGGGACCGGCTCGGGTGCCGTGCGCGGCGGGGTGCGGTGGGCGTGCGCGCGGGCGATGAGGACATCGCCCTCGGCGGACTCGGCGGCGGGCGCGAAGCCCATCGAGCGCAGCCCGTCCAGGAGGGCGGCCGGGTCGGCCTGCGAGGCCAGCACGGTCGGGGCCAGGCGGCGCAGGCCCAGCCCCGCCGCCCGCTTGTCGGCGAGGATCTCGTTGAGCACGGCGTCGTCGTCGCACCGCACGTACGCGGAGGCCGCGCCGACCCGCAGATGCCCGTGCCTACGGGCCACGTCGTCGATCAGATAGGCCAGCGGCTGCGGCACCGGCGTACGGGAGTGCGCGGCGAGGAAGGCGTGCAGGTCGGAGGCGGACCGCCCGGCGTCCAGCGCCCGCCGCACCGAGCCCGGCGTGAACCGGTACACGGTCGCGCCACCCTTCGACTCCACGTCCGCCAGCACCCCCAGCGTGTCCGCGAGCGGCCGTCGCAGCGGCCCGGGCGCCACCGCCGTCAGGTCGGCCTGGAGCAGCACGTGGTCGAGCGGCTCGGGCAGCAGCGGCGCGAGCAGCCGCCCGGCGGCCGCGGCGGCGACGGCCTGCTCGGCGGCGGAGAGGGGTTCGGGGTGGGGTGCCGGTACGGGGTGATGGTGCGCGGGGTGGTGGTGCACGGGGAGCTTGTCGCCGGGGCCGGCCGGCTCGTGTTCGGCGGCCCTGGCGGGGGCGGCGGCCCCCAGCAACGCCCGCCCGTGCGCCGACAGCGCCCCGCGCCCGGTGACACCGAGCATCTCGGCCTCGCTGAGCGCCCACTGGGCGAGACGGGAGCGGAGGTCGTCGCCGGGAGAGCCGGGACCGCCGGGAGAGCCGGGGGAGCCAGGGACGCCGGGAGAGCCGGGGACATCGTGGCCCCCGCTCGGCCCCTGCGCCCCTTGAGCCCCCTGCGCCCCCCGCAACGGCCGTTCCCACCGCAGCCGCGCCAGCACCGATTCCGCCGCCGGTGCCGCCCCCTCCGGGAGCCCCGCCAGCAGCGTCAGCACCCGGTGGCGTACCTCCGACGCGGCGCTGCGGTCGAGGCCCGGACCGAGTGCCGACAGGGCCCGTTCCTTCGCGTCCCGGCCGCCGACCAGCCCGGCCGTGCGGGTCGCCGCCAGCCATGCCTCCGCGAGCCGCGCCCACCGTTCGGCGGCGGGCTGTTCCAGCCACTCGTCGTACGCCGGGGTCGCCGCGTACCGCTCGTCGGCCTCCCCGTCGGAGGCCAGCAGCCCGGCGGCGTAGGCCAGTTCGACCCAGAACGCGGCGATGGGCTCGGGCACGTCGAGGGCGACCGCGGTCCGCTTCAGGTCCCGCACGCTCAGCCCGCCGGCCCGCAGCACCGTCGGCCCGCCCTCGTCCCAGTCCTTCAGCAGCTCCTCGACTGTCGCCAGCGCCGTGTACGCCTGTCCGGCCGCCGTCGCGTCCACAACCTGTGGACGGTAGGTCGCCACCGGTTCCACGACCGGCGGCACCGGCTCGGTCACCCGGTGCGCGAGCCCGCCCCGCAGATGCAGCGCGACCTCACGCGGCAGGACGACCGTCCCCGGCGACGTCGGCAGCAGCAGCCCGAGGTCGAGGAGCCGCCGCAGCCGGGGCGCCGGATCCGCGGTGACCTGCCCGTACGGCGGCCCCCACACCAGCCGCCGCAGCACGTCGAGGGACTCCTCCGGCAGCCCGCCGAGCAGCTTCGTCATCCGCTTGCGGTCGGTGAACAGCCCGGCCAGGGCGGCCACGGCCGACACGGAGTCGTGCGTGGACGGCAGCCCGGCCGCCGCCACGAGCTCCTGGATCCGCCCCGGCGACATCCCCGCCGACGCCTCCTGCACGGTCGGCCCGAGCCCCGTCGGCGACGGATGCTGCGGCGAGGGCGCGAGCAGTTCCCGCGCGGTGCGCACCAGCCGCAGCCGCTCGTCCTCGCCCCACACCAGCGCCTGCTCGCGCAGCGTGCCCAGCGCCCGGGGCAGCGCGGCGGCGACGGTGGGGTCCCCGGCGTCCCCGGCCATCAGCCCGAGCAGTTCCTCGTACGACGCCGGGTCCTGGGCCACCGCGAGCGCCTCCGCCGTCTGAAGCGCGAACCGGTCCAGGCGTTCGAGGGCGCGCACGACCGAGGCGCGCGTCCCGGCGCGGGTGGCGAGCTGGGTGAGGTCGGTGGGGACGGGGGTGATGAGATCGGGGCGGGCCCGCAGCAGCAGGGCCAGGGAGGCGTCGTCCCTGGCCCGGAGGGCTTCGGCGAGGGAGCGGGGCGGGGTGGCCGGGGTGCTCATCCGACCCACGGTAGCGGGTGGGTACGACGGTGAGGTGCGGCCCAGCGGCTCGCGACCCGCCCCGGCGGCACGACCGTACGCGGCCACGTCGGCCGCCCCGCGCGCGATACGGTCACCACGGGGCATCAACCCGCCGCCCCCCGGAGGGACTTCGTGGGAATCGAGAGCGATCAGGTCGTCTACGAGTATCTGAGCCGCGTCGGCGACGTCGCGCAGCAGCGGCAGTTGCCGTCCGGCACTCGCATGCGCCTCGTCTCCGAGCTGCGCAACGAGATCGACCGGCGCCGCGCCAAGGCCCCCGTGGACAGTCCCGCGGCCGTGCGCCGCATCATCGACCGTCTCGGCAGCCCCGACGATGTCGTCACCGCGGCCGGCGCCACCCCGCAGAGCACGTCGGTGCCCGCGCCCACCCCCACCGCCGTACCCGTGCAGCGCGACCGGGAGGTGGCGGAGCCGCGCCCCAAGGGCCTGCGCCGCATCATCCCCAAGCCCCGCCCCGCCGAGACCTCGAAGACGCCGGACGAGGTCCCCGCCCCACCGCACCTCGCCTCCGCGGCCGACCTCGGGGACAGCGAGCTGCGGCCCGACTGGTGGCGGCTGGACGACACTCCGTTCGGCGCCGGGGAGAGCGTCCCGGGTTTCGTCGGCGGTGTGGAGATCCCCGAGCTGCTCAAGCCTCCGCCGCCGAAGCAGGACCCGAAGCCGCTGGTCGAGAAGGCCGGGGAGCCCGAGGAAGAGGAACTGGAGGAGGCCGCCGGGGAGATCGCGGCCCCACGCCGCCGCCTCTCGTCCCTCTTCAGGGCCCCCCAGGGCAAGTGGACCAACCCCCTGCTCCTGCTCGCCGCCGCTCTCCTGGTCGCGGGCGCGGCGATCGGCAACCTCGTCGTGCTCCTCCTCGGCTGGCTGATCGCCTACGCCTCACGGCGGCTGACCGACCGGGAGACGAAGTGGGCGGTGATGTATCTGCCCGGCCTGGCGCTCACCGCCGGGATCGTGTGGCTGTGGGGCAGGACCGAGGGCCGCTGGGGCGACCCCATCGCCGAGGGCCGGATGAACGCCGCGGTCGCCGACACCTGGCCGTGGGTGGTGCGGGGCGCGGCGGTGGCGTCGGCGCTGTTCCTGGTGTGGCGGTCCCAGCGACGGAAATAGCGGGAAGCCCATTGCCGCGCCCGGGCACAATGGCCCATATGGCCTCTACACCCTTCTCCGCCGCCCCGACCGTCGGCTTCGACCTCGACATGACCCTCATCGACTCCCGCCCCGGCATCCGCGCCTGCTATGTGGCGCTCGCCGAGCGGACGGGGACGTACATCGACGCCGACCTGGCGGTGACGCGGCTCGGGCCGCCGCTGGCGGAGGAGATGGCCCACTGGTTTCCCGCGGAGCAGGTCCCGGCCGTCGCCGATCTCTACCGCGAGCTCTATCCGACGTATGCCATCACCGGCACCCTCGCGATGCCGGGTGCCCGGGAGGCGATAGCGGCCGTGCAGGCGGCGGGCGGCCGGGCCGTCGTCGTGACCGCCAAGTGGGAGCCCAACGCCAAGTTGCACATGGAGCACCTGGGCATGGCGCCCGACGCGGTCATCGGCAACCTGTGGGCCGAGCAGAAGGCGGTGGCCCTGCGTGAGCACGGGGCGAGCGTGTACGTCGGCGACCACGTCGGTGACGTGCGCGGTGCCCGCGCCGCCGGGGCGCTGTCGGTGGCGGTGCCGACGGGCCCGTGCGGCGCGGTGGAGCTGACCGGGGCCGGTGCGGACGTCGTGCTCGACGACCTCACCCGGTTCCCCGACTGGCTCGCCGGCTACCTTCCGGCGCGCGCCTGACGCCGCCCCGCGGCGACCGACTGAAGCACTCCGGCCCCGGCCATCAGGAAGCCGACGCCCATCAGCATGCTCAGTCCGAACATGTACGTCGGAAAGGGCGTCGTACCGAGCAGGAACGGGGCCACGGTGACCAGAGTGGCCACGGCGCCGATGAAGAACACGACGGCACCGGCACGGATCAGTCGGTCACCGGGCACGGCGGAATTCGTTTGGGTTTTGTCACGCACCGGACCAGGGTAGTTCCCTGCCCGGAGGAACAACCGGGCGACGTCTTGTCACCGGCCTGAAGACCATTAGCCTTGGTACCGGCGGGTCCCGACGACCCGCCCCAGTGCTATCAAGAGCCGTTTCAGAAGCAGTTTTCCGACGAGTACGAGGACGAGGAACAGACGTGCCTACCGGCAAGGTCAAGTGGTTCAACAGCGAGAAGGGCTTCGGCTTTCTCTCCCGCGACGACGGCGGTGACGTCTTCGTCCATTCCTCGGTCCTCCCCGCCGGAGTCGAGACACTGAAGCCGGGCCAGCGAGTGGAGTTCGGGGTCGTCGCCGGACAGCGCGGTGACCAGGCCCTTTCGGTCGTCATCCTCGATCCGACCCCGTCGGTCGCGGCGGCGACCCGTAAGAAGCCCGACGAACTGGCCTCCATCGTCCAGGATTTGACGACCCTCCTGGAGAACATCACGCCGATGCTGGAGCGCGGCCGCTACCCCGACAAGGTCGCCGGAAACAAGATCGCCGGCCTGCTGCGCGCGGTCGCCGATCAACTCGACGTATAGAAGCCGTACGGAACTGGTGGATTTCTAAGGGAATTCCAGCGCGTCCGGGCCGAGGGGCGGCACCAGCCCCTCGGCCGCCGCGCGCGTCAGCAGTCCCCTGACCGCGGCGTATCCGTCCGTGCCGAGATCCGCCGTGAACTCGTTGACGTACAGCCCGATGTGCTGGTCGGCGACGGCCGGGTCCATCTCCTGGGCGTGTTCCATGACGTACGGCCGGGACACCTCGGGCTCGTCCCAGGCGGCGCGCACGGAGCCGCGGATGGAGTCGGCGAGCAGCGTCAGCGTCTGCGTCCCCAGCGACCGCTTGGCGATGATCGCGCCCAGCGGAATGGGCAGCCCGGTCGTCTCCTCCCAGTGCTCGCCCATGTCGGCGAGCTTGTGCAGCCCGTAGTTCTGGTAGGTGAAGCGGGCCTCGTGGATGACGAGTCCGGCGTCGGCCTTTCCGTCCCGCACGGCCGGCATGATCTCGTGGAACGGCATGACGACGATCTCGCCGACCCCGCCCGGCAGCGTGTCCGCCGCCCACAGCCGGAACAGCAGATACGCCGTCGACCGCTCGCTCGGCACCGCGACCGTCCGGCCACTGAGATCGGCGCCGGCCTCCCGGGTCAGCACCAGTGGCCCGCAGCCCCGCCCCAGCGCGCCTCCGCAGGGCAGCAGGGCGTACTCGTCGAGGACGTACGGCAGCACGGCGTACGACACCTTCAGCACATCCAGCTCACCGCGCTCGGCCATGCCGTTGGTGATGTCGATGTCCGCGAACGTGACGTCCAGCGCCGGCGCGTCCGGCACCCGGCCGTGCGCCAGGGCGTCGAAGACGAAGGTGTCGTTCGGACAGGGCGAGTAAGCGATGTCGAGCCTCATACCGTCTTCCAACTCTCCAATACCGGTGCGAGCTTCCCGAAGCCCTCGGTCAGGGCCTGGAGTGCGTCCCCGATCCGCCAGGCGGCGCGGTCGCGCGGGCCGACGGGGTTGGAGACGGCCCGGATCTCCAGCACGGGTACCCCGTGCAGAACGGCGGCCTCGGCGACACCGAAGCCCTCCATCGCCTCGGCGAGCGCGGTGGGGTGACGGTCCTTCAGGAGCGCCGCGCGGGCGGCGGTCCCGGTCACGGTCGAGACGGTGAGCACGGCTCCGGCGCGGGCGCCGGTGGCGGCGACGGCCTCTCGTACGAGTGCTTCCGGCGGACGGTGGCTGACGGTCCCGAAGCCCAGCTCGGTGACCGGCACGAACCCGTCGGCCGTCTCGGCGCCCAGGTCCGCCGCGGTGATCTCGTCGGCGACGACGAGCGACCCGACGGGCGCGTCGGGCTGGAAGCCGCCGGCGATCCCGGCGGAGACGACGAGGCCGTAGGGGGCGGCTGCGAGGGCCGTCGCGGTGGCCGCGGCGGCGCGGGCGGGGCCCACCCCCGCCGCGATCACCTCGATGTCCGTGGTCCCCGACAACGCGCGAGCCACCGCGTCCCGTTCGACCGGGACCGCGGTGGCTACGAGGATGCGCATGGCGTACGACGGCTCAGGCGTCGGAGTTGACGAGCTTGAAGTTCCAGACGCCCTTGTACTTCTCGCTGGCGCCGCTCTTCGTCTTGTCCTGCTCGACGACGCTGATGTACAGCGTCTTCGGGGCGGCCTGGCCCTGCTGGTCGGCGAAGAGGTCGACGCCCTGGAAGGAGTAGTACGTCTTCTTGTAGACCGTCGTGACCTGCTGGCCGTTGATCCACAGCGCCCAGCCGGTGTCCGCGATCTTCGGGTCGACACCGATGCGGAGGGTCTCGCTCTGGGCGACCTCGATCGAGTCGGACGCCTTCTTCAGAGCGCACTTGGTGGCCTTCTCCTGGCCGAGGTTGTCACCGTCCTCGTAGCAGGTGGCCTCGGCGCTGATGGAGTTCTTGCCGACCGTCACGGTCGCGCGGGGCGTCGGCTTGTCACAGGCCGACAGGACGAGCAGTCCGGCGGAAACGGCGCCGGCGACAGCGACGGCGCGGCGGCGTCGCACAGCGGCTTGCATCGTGGTCATGGCCGAAGGCTATCGGGCAGGTGCGGCAGTCTCTTTATGCGGGGTACGGCGTGCCCTGTTCGTTACGCCTCGTTACGCCACGCGCGTGCCCGGCCGGCCCCCCTGGCGGGCCGAGCTCAGCAGCCCCTTCACCGTCGTCAGCCAGCCCACGGCGATCACCGCGGCGGCCACCGCGAGGCCCAGGGTGCCGTTGAGGGGCATCACGATGCCGACCGCGCCGCCGAACACCCAGGCCATCTGGAGCATCGTCTCCGAGCGGGCGAACGCCGAGGTGCGCACCTGTTCGGGCACGTCCCGCTGGATCAGAGCGTCCAGGGACAGCTTGGCGAGGGCCAGCGAGAACCCGGCGATCGCGGTGAGGACGGCTACGAGGAACGCGCCGAAGAAGACCGCGGCCGTGATCGCCGTGCCCAGCACCACCACCAGGACGGTCACGATGATGATCTCCGGCGCGCGGGAGCGCAGCCCGGCACCGACCGCCGTGCCGACCGCGTTGCCCACACCGGCCGACACGGCCACGATCCCCAGCGAGACGGCCGCGCTCTCCCCGGTCAGCGGGTGCTCGCGCAGCAGGAAGGCGAGGAAGAAGGTCAGGAAGCCGGACAGCCAGCGCAGGGCGGCGTTGGCGCCGAGGGCGTGGGTGACGGCGATACCGACGGTCCGCAGCCCCGGCCGCTTGGCCGACTTGCGGTGGGGGCCGTGCAGATGCTCCTCGTCGGCGGCGAGCAGCGCGACGTCCTCGCCCTTGGCGGAGTCGACCTTCGGGGGCAGCGTGAAGGACAGGAAGGTCCCCGCGATGAAGATCACGAAGGCGCCGTAGAGCGGCCAGCGCGGCCCGAGGGCCTGCAACCCCGCCCCGATGGGCGCGGCGACACCGGTGGCGAGGAGCCCGCCGAGCGTGACCCGGGAGTTGGCCCTGACGAGGGAGAACCCGGGCGGCAGCAGCCGCGGCACGACAGCGCTTCGTACGACGCCGTACGCCTTGGAGGAGACCAGCACGCCCAGGGCCGCCGGATACAGCTCGATGCTGCCCGTGACGACCGCACCGGAGAGCACCAGAGCCAGCAGGGCGCGGGCGAGCATGGCCCCGGCCATGGCGGCGCGGCGCCCGTGGGGCAGCCGGTCGAGGAGCGGGCCGATCACCGGGGCCAGGACGGTGAAGGGGGCCATCGTGATGGCCAGGTAGAGGGCGACACGCCCGCGTGCCTCGTCGGTGGGGACGGAGAAGAAGACGGTCGAGGCGAGCGCGATCGTGATCATCACATCGCCCGCGCCGTTCACACCGTGCAGCTCGATCAGCTTGCCGAGGCCGGATTCCCCCGCCCCGTGGGCGTGTGTGGCCTTGCGGATGCCGCGCGCGGGGCCGGTCACCGGGAAGTGCAGGGCACGCCCGACGGAGCGCAGAGAACCTCGCGTCCTGCCGTTGCCCTTGATCCCGGTGGCCCCATGGGGCGTCTTAGCGGTTGCCACGACGTTCATAGTGCCCCGAGTGGGCCGTTCGTAGTGCGGTTACCGCGCGTATGTCCGTGCTTTCGTGAGGTGCTTTCGTGCCGTGCCGAGTCGGATGGGTGGGGGTAAACGTCCCGTCGGTGTAGGCCGTACGCACGCGAGCAGGTAGCGTGCGTATCTCAGCCATCCCGCAGAATGGATGGACAGGTGCGCCCGAGTGCGAGCGGGCGCGGACGTCGACGCGGTCCTCCGGTCCGCTCCGTCCGCCCCACCGCGCGTTCAGGCAGGCGCACCAGAGAGACGGCGTAGGAGAGAAGCGATACCTGTGAGCGCAGCGACCACGCGAAGCCGCACCCCCGACCGCCTGTGCGCCGAGGCCGTCGACCTCGCCCGCGCCGCAGCCGAGGAGGCGGCGGCGCCCGGTGTAGTCGGGGAGCACACGGGTGTGGCCTCCGAGGGAGACCGGGTCGTCACGCACTTCTTCGAGTGCAAGGAAATGGGTTACCGCGGCTGGCGCTGGGCGGTGACGGTGGCGAGGGCGTCGCGCGCCAAGAACGTGACCCTCGACGAGGTCGTCCTGCTCCCCGGGCCCGATGCCCTCCTGGCCCCCGAATGGGTCCCCTGGAGCGAGCGCCTGCGCCCCGGTGACATGGGCCCCGGCGACCTCCTCCCCACCGACGCCGAGGACCTGCGCCTGGAGCCCGGCTACTCCGGTGAGGACGAGCCGATCCCGAGCTCGGCGGTCTCGGAGGAGATGGCGGAGCTGGTGGAGGCGGAGGACGCGGAGGTGACCGCGGGCACCCCCTCCAACCTCCCGGTGGCCCCCACCCGGGGCACGATCGCCGCGCTCGCCGAGGAACTGGGCATGCGCCGCGCCCGGGTCCTCTCCCGCTACGGCCTGCACAGCGCCGCGGACCGCTGGGAGGAGGCGTTCGGCTCCAAGACCCCCATGGCCCAGGCGGCCCCCGCCACCTGCGTCAGCTGCGGCTTCCTCACCCCGATCGGCGGCTCCCTCGGCCAGGCCTTCGGTGTCTGCGCCAACGAGTTCGCCCCGGCGGACGGCAGGGTGGTCTCCCTGTCCTACGGCTGCGGCGGCCACTCGGAAGCAGCGATCATGCCGAAGCCGCCCCGTCCGGCGCCCCCGGTGATCGACGAGACAAAGGTCGACGCCTTCCCCCTCCGCCCGGCCCCGGACTCGGGTTCGGTCCCAGCGGTCACGGACGAGGACTCGGCGGAACTGGGGCATTCGTAGGGACGCCGGCTCAGCTCTCGTAGGGGTGGTCGTGCACCTGTCGGCTGACCCGGTCTCCATCGCGCCCCCTCGTGATGTCCAGGATCTGTGCGAACCACCCCGACATCTCGATCTCCTCGTCGCGCGGGTCGTACGCCGCCCCGGCCTGCCGGAGCCACAGTCGGGCCAGTTCGCGTTCGGAGAGGTTGGCGGCCAGCAGCTTCGTGAGCGCCGCGCGCAGTGCCGTCACCGCCAGCCGCCTGATCGCCTCCAGCAGCGGGGCCGCGTCGCCCTCCCACACGGTGTCGCACTCCCTGGCCGCGTCGGGGGCATCTGTTCATGCTGGTCATCCCGAGCGAGCCTAGGGCGTGTGTGCTTCAGCGGCGGCGTCGCAGTGACGCGTCCAGCAGGGCCGGCGGGGTGTTGAACTTCTCGTGGGCCGCCAGGTCCGTGCCGGGCGGCACGATCTTGTCGATCTCGTCCAGGACGTCGGGTGACAACACCGTCTCCGCCGCCGCGAGTTGTGAGGCCAGGTGCTCCGCCGTGCGCGGGCCGATGAGTGCGCTCGTCACCGCCCGGTGCGCGGTCACGAAGCCCAGCGCCAGCTGGATCAGGGTGAGGCCCGCTTCGTCCGCCACCTCGGCCAGGCGTTCCACCGCGTCCAGCCGCGCCCGGTTGTACGGCAGGCTCATGTCGAAGCGGTCCGGCATGAACGCCGAGCGGTTGGTGGCGACTTCCCGGCCCCTTCGGACCGCTCCCGTGAGCCAGCCCGACGCCAGCGGGCTCCACGCCAGCACCCCCAACCCGTACTCCTCCGCCACCGGCAGGACGTCCGCCTCGATGCCCCGCTGGAGGATGGAGTAGCTGGGCTGCTCGGTGACGTAGCGGGCCAGACCGGACGAGCGGGACGCCCACTGCGCCTGCACCATCCGGTGGGCCGGGAACGTCGACGAGCCGAAGTAGCGGATCTTTCCGGCGCGTTGGAGGTCGGTCAGGGCCGACAGGGTCTCCTCGTCGCTCGTCTCCGGGTCCCAGCGGTGGATCTGGTAGAGGTCGACGTGGTCCACGCCGAGGCGGCGCAGGCTGTCGTCCAGGGCCTGGGTGAGCCAGCGGCGGGAGGTGCCCCGGTGGTTGGGCTTGTCCTCGCTCATCGGCATGGCCGCCTTCGTGGCCAGCACGATGTCCTCGCGCCGGCCCGCTATCGCCTTGCCGACCATCTCCTCCGACTCGCCGCGGCTGTACATGTCGGCGGTGTCGATCAGGTTCACCCCCGCCTCCAGCGCCGTGTCGACGAGGGCGGTGGCCTCCTCCTGGGTGGTGCGTCCGATCGCGCCGAAGTTCATGGCGCCGAGCGCCAGGGTGCTGACCTGCACGCCGGTGCGGCCCAAGGTGCGGTACTGCATGATCACGCCTTTCGGAGAAGAGAAACGGAACACAGTTCCGGATTGCCTCGCAAACGATACGGAACCTTGTTCCGTTTTCGCAAGCGGCCCCGCCGGATGTCGTACGGTGGGCCCGTGAACGACCCCGACGCCCCCGCCCGGCACCCCGCCCCGCCGCGGCGGAAAGATGCCCGGCGCAACCAGGAGACGCTCCTCGACGCCGCCGCCACGGTCTTCGTGGCCAAGGGTGTGGACGCGCCCGTGCGGGACATCGCGGCCGAGGCCGGGGTCGGGCTCGGCACCATCTACCGGCACTTCCCGACCCGCGCCGACCTCGTCATCGCCGTCTACCGGCATCAGATCGAGGCGTGTGCGCAGGCCGGGCCCACCCTGTTGGCAGAAGGGCCGACACCGTACGACGCACTCGTCCGGTGGATCGACCTCTTCGTCGACTTCCTCGTCACCAAGCACGGCCTCGCCGCCGTGCTCCAGCCCGGCAACGCCGACTTCGAGGCGCTGCACACCCACTTCCTCGACCGGCTCGTGCCCGTCTGCGCCGAACTGCTCGACGCCGCGGCCGGGCAGACCGACTCCGAGGTGACGGCGTACGAGCTGATGCGCGGCGTCGGCAACCTCTGCATCGGCGCGGACACCGACCCTCGCTACGACGCGCGCCGGATGGTCGGGCTCCTCGTCGCGGGGCTGGGCCGGCCACGCGGCTGACGGGAGATCCCGTCGAGGGCCCAAGACCAACTCGCGGTACCTTCGTCGCACGCAGACGAGGAGAGCCATCGTGAGCAAGTTCGTGCGGCCCGCAGCCGAGGGAGCCGACCCGTTCGGGACCGCCCGTCTCAGGCGGGGCGTGCTCGACGCCTGGACGACCAGCCCCGCCCGCTTCCGGGAGGACGCGAACGCCGAGGAGGACCTCGTCCTCGGCGGATACCGGGACCGGCTCGTCGTCGAGCTCGCCCAGAACGCCGCAGATGCCGCCGCCAGAGCGGGGGTGCCGGGGCGGCTGCGGCT
This DNA window, taken from Streptomyces sp. NBC_00663, encodes the following:
- a CDS encoding DUF3027 domain-containing protein, translating into MSAATTRSRTPDRLCAEAVDLARAAAEEAAAPGVVGEHTGVASEGDRVVTHFFECKEMGYRGWRWAVTVARASRAKNVTLDEVVLLPGPDALLAPEWVPWSERLRPGDMGPGDLLPTDAEDLRLEPGYSGEDEPIPSSAVSEEMAELVEAEDAEVTAGTPSNLPVAPTRGTIAALAEELGMRRARVLSRYGLHSAADRWEEAFGSKTPMAQAAPATCVSCGFLTPIGGSLGQAFGVCANEFAPADGRVVSLSYGCGGHSEAAIMPKPPRPAPPVIDETKVDAFPLRPAPDSGSVPAVTDEDSAELGHS
- a CDS encoding aldo/keto reductase codes for the protein MQYRTLGRTGVQVSTLALGAMNFGAIGRTTQEEATALVDTALEAGVNLIDTADMYSRGESEEMVGKAIAGRREDIVLATKAAMPMSEDKPNHRGTSRRWLTQALDDSLRRLGVDHVDLYQIHRWDPETSDEETLSALTDLQRAGKIRYFGSSTFPAHRMVQAQWASRSSGLARYVTEQPSYSILQRGIEADVLPVAEEYGLGVLAWSPLASGWLTGAVRRGREVATNRSAFMPDRFDMSLPYNRARLDAVERLAEVADEAGLTLIQLALGFVTAHRAVTSALIGPRTAEHLASQLAAAETVLSPDVLDEIDKIVPPGTDLAAHEKFNTPPALLDASLRRRR
- a CDS encoding TetR/AcrR family transcriptional regulator; protein product: MSYGGPVNDPDAPARHPAPPRRKDARRNQETLLDAAATVFVAKGVDAPVRDIAAEAGVGLGTIYRHFPTRADLVIAVYRHQIEACAQAGPTLLAEGPTPYDALVRWIDLFVDFLVTKHGLAAVLQPGNADFEALHTHFLDRLVPVCAELLDAAAGQTDSEVTAYELMRGVGNLCIGADTDPRYDARRMVGLLVAGLGRPRG